A single genomic interval of Agromyces cerinus harbors:
- a CDS encoding NADPH:quinone reductase, producing MRAIAYAKTGDSSGLHLVERETPEPGAGEVRVRIAVSGVNPTDWKARAGSRPGGAAPFAEVVPNQDGAGVVDAVGPGVTGFAVGDRVWAYLAAHERPSGTAQEFAVLSAEHVVPLPDAASFDLGASLGVPAMTAHRALTVSEAGPSRLGPGALDGRTVLVAGGAGAVGHAAIQLARWSGATVITTVSSPEKAALATAAGAHHVVNYRADDAAAAIRAIAPHGVDQVVEVSPARNAGLNASVVANHGSIAVYATDGGAEMILDVRRHFALNVRYQFLLLYTVGQDALSAAAEDIGRALADGALPVGEDAGLPITRFPLERTAAAHDAVEAGTVGKVLIDVDPDLA from the coding sequence ATGAGAGCGATCGCGTACGCCAAGACCGGGGACTCGTCAGGGCTGCACCTCGTCGAGCGGGAGACGCCCGAACCGGGCGCCGGAGAGGTGCGCGTGCGCATCGCCGTGTCGGGCGTCAACCCGACCGACTGGAAGGCGAGGGCCGGTTCACGTCCGGGCGGGGCGGCGCCGTTCGCGGAGGTCGTGCCGAACCAGGACGGCGCCGGCGTGGTCGACGCCGTCGGCCCCGGCGTGACCGGGTTCGCGGTCGGCGACCGGGTCTGGGCCTACCTCGCCGCGCACGAACGACCGTCCGGCACCGCGCAGGAGTTCGCGGTGCTCTCTGCCGAGCACGTGGTGCCCCTGCCGGATGCCGCGAGCTTCGACCTCGGCGCCTCCCTCGGCGTGCCCGCCATGACCGCGCACCGCGCGCTCACCGTCTCCGAGGCGGGTCCGTCCCGACTCGGCCCCGGCGCGCTCGACGGCCGCACGGTGCTCGTCGCCGGTGGCGCCGGCGCCGTCGGGCACGCGGCCATCCAGCTCGCCCGCTGGTCGGGAGCCACGGTCATCACGACGGTGAGCTCGCCCGAGAAGGCCGCGCTCGCGACCGCGGCCGGAGCCCACCACGTCGTGAACTATCGCGCCGACGACGCCGCGGCCGCGATCCGCGCCATCGCCCCGCACGGCGTCGACCAGGTCGTCGAGGTCTCGCCCGCCCGCAATGCCGGGCTCAACGCGAGCGTCGTCGCGAATCACGGGTCGATCGCCGTGTACGCGACGGACGGCGGCGCCGAGATGATCCTCGACGTGCGCCGGCACTTCGCGCTCAACGTGCGCTACCAGTTCCTGCTGCTCTACACCGTCGGCCAGGACGCCCTCTCGGCTGCCGCCGAGGACATCGGCCGTGCACTCGCCGACGGAGCCCTGCCCGTCGGCGAGGACGCGGGCCTGCCGATCACCCGCTTCCCGCTCGAGCGCACGGCCGCGGCGCACGACGCCGTCGAGGCGGGCACCGTCGGCAAGGTGCTCATCGACGTCGACCCCGACCTCGCCTGA
- a CDS encoding LysE family translocator, whose protein sequence is MNTQLLLACWAMMTFMVLVPGPDWAYIIASGLRDRSILPALSGILIGYLAAVAAVAVGVGAAVAAMPWVLSGLTFAAAAYLVYLGMRVLIEPPGLVAGAGPGGGAETRPWLRLVQGAGVSGLNPKGLLVLVVLLPQFTDAAGAWPIPVQLAVLGLIFVGSCALVYFVVGMGARTVLRARPSAMRLVSRISGAAMVVLAVVLVVEQLSHLLG, encoded by the coding sequence GTGAACACCCAACTGCTGCTCGCCTGCTGGGCGATGATGACCTTCATGGTGCTCGTGCCGGGCCCCGACTGGGCGTACATCATCGCCTCCGGGCTACGCGACCGCAGCATCCTGCCCGCCCTCTCCGGAATCCTCATCGGCTACCTCGCCGCCGTGGCCGCGGTCGCGGTGGGCGTCGGCGCCGCCGTGGCGGCGATGCCGTGGGTGCTGAGCGGACTCACGTTCGCCGCTGCGGCGTACCTGGTGTACCTCGGCATGCGCGTGCTCATCGAGCCGCCCGGGCTGGTCGCGGGCGCAGGGCCCGGCGGGGGAGCCGAGACGCGGCCGTGGCTGCGCCTCGTGCAGGGCGCCGGCGTCAGCGGCCTGAACCCGAAGGGCCTGCTCGTGCTCGTCGTGCTGCTGCCGCAGTTCACGGATGCCGCGGGCGCCTGGCCGATCCCGGTGCAGCTGGCCGTGCTCGGCCTCATCTTCGTCGGCAGTTGCGCACTCGTCTACTTCGTCGTCGGCATGGGCGCCCGCACGGTGCTGCGTGCTCGGCCGTCGGCCATGCGTCTCGTCTCCCGCATCTCGGGCGCCGCGATGGTCGTGCTCGCCGTGGTGCTCGTCGTCGAGCAGCTGTCGCACCTGCTCGGCTGA
- a CDS encoding Lrp/AsnC family transcriptional regulator, producing the protein MDAIDRKILAELQQDGRLSLTDLAARVQLSMSPTHRRLHALEASGAISGYRAVIDPEVVGLGFGALVFVTMDQANRTTIPAFDAAVAEIPEVIQALRLFGDPDYLLRVAVRDLPAYQRLWDERLSALPGVRRVASTIVMKTIVDDRPLPI; encoded by the coding sequence ATGGACGCCATCGACCGGAAGATACTTGCCGAACTGCAGCAGGACGGCCGACTGAGCCTCACCGACCTCGCGGCTCGCGTGCAGCTGAGCATGTCGCCGACCCACCGCCGACTCCATGCGCTCGAGGCATCCGGAGCCATCTCGGGCTATCGCGCCGTCATCGACCCAGAGGTGGTCGGGCTCGGCTTCGGCGCGCTCGTCTTCGTGACGATGGACCAGGCGAACCGCACGACCATCCCCGCCTTCGACGCGGCCGTCGCCGAGATCCCCGAGGTGATCCAGGCGCTACGCCTCTTCGGCGACCCCGACTACCTGCTGCGCGTCGCCGTACGCGACCTGCCCGCGTATCAACGGCTGTGGGACGAGCGGCTCTCGGCGCTGCCCGGCGTTCGCCGAGTCGCGTCCACCATCGTCATGAAGACGATCGTCGACGATCGGCCGCTGCCGATCTGA
- a CDS encoding VOC family protein, translating into MAELSPIQPCLWFDDQAREAMTYYVDVFPNSRIRHIDEYPDESLDEHFTGMSGKVLNGQFTLNGVDFVCLDGGPLFTFNESISFVVECADQTEIDEYWSKLSHVPESEQCGWCKDRFGVSWQIIPANMGELTRRPEQIRVMMGQKKVVIAELENA; encoded by the coding sequence ATGGCCGAGCTCTCACCGATCCAGCCGTGCCTGTGGTTCGACGACCAGGCGCGCGAGGCGATGACGTACTACGTCGACGTCTTCCCGAACTCGCGCATCCGGCACATCGACGAGTACCCCGACGAGTCGCTCGACGAGCACTTCACGGGCATGTCGGGCAAGGTGCTGAACGGCCAGTTCACCCTGAACGGCGTGGACTTCGTCTGCCTCGACGGCGGGCCGCTCTTCACCTTCAACGAGTCGATCTCCTTCGTCGTCGAGTGCGCCGACCAGACGGAGATCGACGAGTACTGGTCGAAGCTCTCGCACGTGCCCGAATCGGAGCAGTGCGGCTGGTGCAAGGACCGCTTCGGCGTCAGCTGGCAGATCATCCCGGCGAACATGGGTGAGCTGACCCGGCGGCCGGAGCAGATCAGGGTGATGATGGGCCAGAAGAAGGTCGTGATCGCCGAACTCGAGAACGCCTGA
- a CDS encoding nitroreductase family deazaflavin-dependent oxidoreductase, whose amino-acid sequence MADSRRAQGPPRWAVRASEPLARALAGRRWVPLWGMIHHRGRRSENAYATPIALVPTTSRDVFLIGLPWGSKTNWARNVLAAGEATITWKGRDHRATAPRLIEPAEAAALSKPAFRAVVGRFPAAIVLTRSAEADGSSDVTGSGEGAPDR is encoded by the coding sequence ATGGCTGATTCCCGTCGAGCCCAGGGGCCGCCACGGTGGGCGGTGCGCGCGAGCGAACCGCTCGCGCGAGCGCTGGCCGGGCGCCGGTGGGTGCCGCTCTGGGGCATGATCCACCACCGGGGCCGTCGCAGCGAAAACGCCTACGCGACGCCGATCGCCCTCGTGCCGACGACGTCGCGCGACGTGTTCCTCATCGGCCTGCCGTGGGGGTCGAAGACGAACTGGGCTCGCAACGTGCTCGCCGCGGGCGAAGCGACGATCACGTGGAAAGGTCGCGACCATCGGGCGACCGCTCCTCGACTGATCGAGCCCGCGGAGGCAGCGGCGTTGTCGAAGCCGGCGTTCCGCGCCGTCGTCGGGCGGTTTCCCGCGGCGATCGTGCTGACGCGGTCGGCCGAGGCCGACGGGTCGAGCGACGTCACCGGGTCTGGCGAGGGTGCGCCCGACCGATGA
- a CDS encoding ROK family transcriptional regulator: MIAGSSPLVKRQNGVAVLRRLRGAESMSFTELSESTRLSRPTIEDAVAELIADGLVVAIAPEAVSNRPVGRPAKRFAFRADAGLVVACELGVHELRLMLADLDGVVLARSGQAIDADLSAADRLAAMTNAVSALLAEHGRTPAEVWAIAVSTTGIVDANGTVVRSSRLADWAGTDIAGAFERMSPHAAVAVGNDARCAALAEHWLGAGTDLDASVTVLAGTTMAAAITIDGKPYLGRHGASGEIGGLPELGWPRAAAALTEFTSAGGVLDGGDDERGSAALAEFIEHFALGLITLVTVLDTPRLIIAGELAGVGDRLIEPLQARLDAACLFPVEIVASTLGADVSVLGALRLALNDVDAWLFDTERERRPLAS, from the coding sequence ATGATTGCTGGGAGCAGCCCGCTCGTGAAGCGCCAGAACGGTGTGGCGGTGCTCCGCCGACTTCGCGGAGCGGAATCGATGAGCTTCACGGAGCTCAGTGAGTCGACGCGCCTGTCACGGCCGACGATCGAAGACGCCGTCGCCGAGCTGATCGCCGACGGTCTCGTGGTCGCGATCGCGCCCGAGGCGGTCTCCAATCGGCCCGTCGGTCGACCGGCCAAGCGATTCGCGTTCCGGGCGGATGCCGGACTCGTCGTCGCCTGCGAACTCGGCGTGCACGAGCTGCGGTTGATGCTCGCCGACCTCGACGGGGTGGTGCTCGCTCGCAGCGGGCAGGCCATCGACGCCGACCTGTCCGCCGCCGACCGGCTCGCGGCGATGACGAACGCGGTCTCGGCGCTGCTCGCGGAGCACGGGCGCACGCCGGCCGAGGTCTGGGCGATCGCCGTCTCGACGACGGGCATCGTCGACGCGAACGGCACCGTCGTGCGGAGTTCCCGCCTGGCCGACTGGGCGGGCACCGACATCGCCGGCGCATTCGAGCGGATGTCTCCGCACGCTGCTGTCGCAGTCGGCAACGACGCCCGATGCGCGGCCCTCGCCGAGCACTGGCTCGGGGCGGGCACCGACCTCGACGCGTCGGTCACGGTGCTCGCGGGCACGACGATGGCCGCGGCGATCACGATCGACGGCAAGCCCTACCTCGGACGCCACGGCGCCTCCGGCGAGATCGGCGGACTCCCGGAGCTCGGCTGGCCGCGAGCCGCGGCAGCGCTGACCGAGTTCACGAGCGCCGGGGGCGTGCTCGACGGGGGAGACGACGAGCGCGGCAGCGCCGCGCTCGCCGAGTTCATCGAGCACTTCGCGCTCGGCCTCATCACCCTCGTGACGGTGCTCGACACCCCGCGACTCATCATCGCGGGCGAGCTCGCGGGGGTCGGCGATCGTCTCATCGAACCGCTCCAGGCGCGTCTCGACGCCGCGTGCCTCTTCCCGGTCGAGATCGTGGCCTCGACGCTCGGCGCCGACGTCAGCGTGCTCGGTGCGCTGCGGCTCGCGCTCAACGACGTCGACGCATGGCTCTTCGACACCGAGCGCGAGCGACGGCCGCTCGCCTCCTGA
- a CDS encoding Ig domain-containing protein gives MKRHPALQALTIASVVAVATAGAVNSASAAETAAPAATDGITVTAGTLSIGLDAAGTVTSLVDQRLGENHLAADKQAPLVSLVIDGEQEVPTEVTQDGDTLVFSDDSAGYEIDVAIDASASYTTLEVVDVRAPEGADVESLLWGPLPTSITETVGETVGVVRDGDFAIGVRPLNDHTEGGWPQEYQDTGWQSEVEANPSSLEVAPVSEPLEEWSVAGVTPWGTVLRAFSFDYSSERLRSQPNGYQVPVGPLSDSTVVGSKLAVFGSTPSMVPTVLSTISKGESLPYPTIDGQWQKVAQATSQSFLVLGDLRTSNLDAAAKYAKAAGLEYLYSLPNAAGPWKATGHYEFDSSLGGSDAAVADFVDRADELGVKVGVHTLSDFVASNDAYVQPAPADERLALGGRAELTRPLSASANVLYLDDDTLLAAGAQGKKLRIGDEFIDYGSFRQVGEEWEVTGLSRGRWGSTPASHDSGASAARLLQNQYGGALGDLGIIDEISTRFADMWNDTGIRAMSFDGLESASQAGYGGYGIARMVNGTFAQIDDHDGFISETSRMTSNAWDGLSRASWGEVASTSMDQVFLNNAFYHANYLPPMMGWIHLAGNESLLSIESKLARAAGLDAGTGLQTSVGSLNGGGAQTTLVLDAIKQWETARNLGAFTAEQREALRDRSTNWHLTMVSAEREWSLQQLDASGAPIGDPQTVSVPEPAIITESLTDAEAGTLYGQVVASNSPATIRYEVTAGSLPKGLELNADTGGIIGIAEKPGSSRFTVTARGSAGIADSSKEFTLQVRPFTPRADVELEMPLEPSAPATVTVTNAGTHAMKNVRIEASAGNGWAISPELETVKKLDAGEAVTVELQLTEQDDASRTVSVKTRVLFDAPGSKDNELTREATLELPLADIAAAYNRVSISDDAAPRTANFDGSGNSYSAQALAAAGLVAGAEFEHDGLSFTWPSAVGAPNSVAGSATFEVSGDGTKLGLLGSAVGPQVGSGTITYRDGSTQPFEIAFNNWAGEEAEDAVVSSRYRNTPSGPANHGYFYRVFYDSVELDPAKEVYTITLPANGSMRVFSVAIG, from the coding sequence ATGAAGAGACATCCAGCGCTCCAAGCGCTGACCATCGCATCGGTCGTCGCGGTGGCGACCGCAGGAGCCGTGAACTCGGCCTCCGCCGCCGAGACGGCGGCACCGGCCGCCACCGACGGCATCACGGTGACCGCCGGCACCCTGTCGATCGGCCTCGACGCCGCCGGCACGGTCACGAGCCTCGTCGACCAGCGCCTCGGCGAGAACCACCTCGCCGCCGACAAGCAGGCCCCCCTCGTGAGCCTCGTCATCGACGGGGAGCAGGAGGTGCCGACCGAGGTGACGCAGGACGGCGACACGCTCGTCTTCTCCGACGACTCCGCCGGCTACGAGATCGACGTCGCGATCGACGCCTCGGCGAGCTACACCACCCTCGAGGTCGTCGACGTGCGCGCGCCCGAGGGCGCCGACGTCGAGTCGCTCCTGTGGGGCCCGCTGCCCACCTCGATCACCGAGACCGTCGGCGAGACCGTCGGCGTCGTCCGTGACGGTGACTTCGCGATCGGCGTGCGGCCGCTGAACGACCACACCGAGGGCGGGTGGCCTCAGGAGTACCAGGACACCGGCTGGCAGAGCGAGGTGGAGGCGAACCCCTCGAGCCTCGAAGTCGCTCCGGTCTCCGAGCCGCTCGAGGAGTGGAGCGTCGCCGGCGTCACCCCGTGGGGCACCGTGCTGCGCGCGTTCTCGTTCGACTACTCGTCCGAGCGCCTGCGTTCGCAGCCGAACGGCTATCAGGTCCCCGTCGGCCCGCTGTCCGACTCGACCGTCGTCGGCTCGAAGCTCGCCGTCTTCGGCAGCACGCCGTCGATGGTGCCGACCGTGCTGTCGACCATCTCGAAGGGCGAGTCGCTGCCCTACCCGACGATCGACGGTCAGTGGCAGAAGGTCGCCCAGGCGACGTCGCAGTCCTTCCTCGTGCTCGGCGACCTGCGCACCTCGAACCTCGACGCCGCCGCGAAGTACGCCAAGGCAGCAGGCCTCGAGTACCTCTACTCGCTGCCGAACGCCGCCGGTCCGTGGAAGGCCACCGGCCACTACGAGTTCGACTCCTCGCTCGGCGGCAGCGACGCGGCCGTCGCCGACTTCGTCGACCGCGCCGACGAGCTCGGCGTCAAGGTGGGAGTGCATACGCTCTCCGACTTCGTCGCCTCCAACGACGCATACGTGCAGCCGGCTCCTGCCGACGAGCGTCTCGCCCTCGGCGGCCGTGCCGAGCTCACCCGTCCGCTCTCAGCGAGCGCCAACGTGCTCTACCTCGACGACGACACGCTGCTCGCCGCGGGTGCGCAGGGCAAGAAGCTCCGCATCGGCGACGAGTTCATCGACTACGGCTCGTTCCGTCAGGTCGGCGAGGAGTGGGAGGTGACCGGCCTCTCGCGCGGCCGCTGGGGATCGACCCCCGCCTCGCACGACTCCGGTGCATCCGCCGCCCGTCTGCTGCAGAACCAGTACGGCGGCGCGCTCGGCGACCTCGGCATCATCGACGAGATCTCGACCCGGTTCGCCGACATGTGGAACGACACGGGCATCCGCGCCATGTCGTTCGACGGCCTCGAGTCGGCCTCGCAGGCCGGCTACGGCGGGTACGGCATCGCTCGCATGGTCAACGGCACCTTCGCGCAGATCGACGACCACGACGGCTTCATCTCCGAGACGAGCCGTATGACCTCGAACGCCTGGGACGGCCTGTCGCGAGCGAGCTGGGGAGAGGTCGCCTCGACGAGCATGGACCAGGTCTTCCTGAACAACGCCTTCTACCACGCGAACTACCTCCCGCCGATGATGGGCTGGATCCACCTCGCCGGAAACGAGAGCCTGCTGAGCATCGAGAGCAAGCTCGCCCGCGCCGCGGGCCTCGACGCCGGCACCGGCCTCCAGACCTCGGTCGGGAGCCTGAACGGCGGCGGCGCGCAGACGACGCTGGTGCTCGACGCGATCAAGCAGTGGGAGACCGCGCGCAACCTCGGCGCCTTCACGGCCGAGCAGCGCGAGGCGCTCCGCGACCGGTCGACGAACTGGCACCTCACCATGGTGTCGGCCGAGCGCGAGTGGTCGCTGCAGCAGCTGGATGCCTCGGGCGCACCGATCGGCGATCCGCAGACGGTCTCGGTCCCCGAGCCGGCGATCATCACCGAGTCGCTGACCGACGCCGAAGCGGGCACGCTCTACGGCCAGGTCGTCGCATCGAACTCGCCGGCGACCATCCGCTACGAGGTCACCGCGGGATCGCTCCCGAAGGGCCTCGAGCTGAACGCCGACACCGGCGGCATCATCGGCATCGCCGAGAAGCCCGGCTCGAGCCGCTTCACCGTCACGGCACGCGGCAGCGCCGGCATCGCGGACTCCTCGAAGGAGTTCACGCTGCAGGTGCGTCCGTTCACACCGCGGGCCGACGTCGAGCTCGAGATGCCGCTCGAGCCGAGCGCCCCGGCCACGGTGACGGTGACGAACGCGGGAACGCACGCGATGAAGAACGTGCGCATCGAGGCCTCGGCCGGCAACGGCTGGGCGATCTCGCCCGAGCTCGAGACCGTCAAGAAGCTCGATGCGGGCGAGGCCGTCACGGTCGAGCTGCAGCTCACCGAGCAGGATGACGCGTCGCGCACGGTCTCCGTGAAGACCCGAGTGCTCTTCGACGCCCCGGGGTCGAAGGACAACGAGCTGACCCGCGAGGCGACGCTCGAGCTCCCGCTCGCGGACATCGCCGCGGCGTACAACCGCGTGTCGATCTCGGACGACGCGGCGCCCCGCACGGCCAACTTCGACGGCTCGGGCAACAGCTACTCGGCGCAGGCCCTCGCGGCCGCCGGCCTCGTCGCCGGTGCGGAGTTCGAGCACGATGGCCTGTCGTTCACCTGGCCGTCGGCCGTCGGCGCGCCGAACAGCGTGGCGGGCTCCGC